One segment of Yersinia kristensenii DNA contains the following:
- the bioD gene encoding dethiobiotin synthase, which produces MLTRVFVTGTDTAVGKTVVSRALLQALSQNGRTAVGYKPVATESQETPDGLRNQDALILQASSSIEVNYQEVNPYPLAGDVIHACSGILINYSKMTEGLQQLSAKADTVVVEGCGGWKVMMNDQRFYSDWVVQEQLPVILVVGIKLGCINHALLTAQAIINDGLPLLGWVANRINPGLAHYAETIAMLRERLPAPQLGQLPYLPHPEQKPLAKYLDLTAMVK; this is translated from the coding sequence ATGTTAACGCGTGTTTTTGTGACGGGTACCGACACAGCTGTTGGTAAAACCGTCGTGTCACGGGCCTTACTTCAGGCCTTAAGCCAAAATGGCAGAACAGCTGTGGGCTATAAGCCAGTAGCGACAGAGAGTCAAGAAACTCCGGATGGATTGCGTAACCAAGATGCACTGATTTTACAAGCTTCATCCTCGATTGAAGTGAATTATCAGGAAGTTAATCCATACCCACTGGCTGGAGATGTTATCCATGCCTGCTCGGGTATCCTCATTAACTACAGTAAAATGACGGAAGGATTGCAGCAATTATCTGCTAAAGCCGATACTGTAGTCGTCGAAGGTTGCGGCGGCTGGAAAGTGATGATGAACGATCAGCGTTTTTATTCTGATTGGGTAGTACAAGAGCAGTTACCGGTTATTTTAGTCGTCGGAATTAAATTAGGCTGTATTAATCATGCCTTATTAACGGCTCAGGCTATTATTAATGATGGCTTACCCTTATTAGGGTGGGTTGCTAATCGTATTAATCCAGGACTTGCCCATTATGCTGAAACAATTGCAATGTTACGCGAACGTTTACCTGCACCACAATTAGGGCAATTACCTTATCTGCCACACCCGGAGCAAAAGCCACTGGCAAAGTATTTAGATCTAACGGCAATGGTTAAATAA
- a CDS encoding MFS transporter, translated as MTPSLRTPTTDTAVPPPSVNDATTRLSAARKRPYIQRGTPEFMRVTLAFFSAGLATFALLYCMQPILPLLSQDFSISPASSSLSLSSATGMLALGLMFTGPLSDAIGRKSVMVVALMLAATCTLICSFMTSWHGILLMRALIGLSLSGVASVAMTYLSEEIHPSFVALSMGLYISGNSIGGMSGRLVTGVLSDFFSWRIALAVIGLFALAAACMFWRILPASKHFRPTRLRPRTLVINFKLHWRDSGLPLLFAEGFLIMGSFVTLFNYIGYRLLAQPYYLSQAIVGLLSIVYLTGSYSSPKAGALTSRYGRGPVLMASISMMLMGVIITACSPVMIIFIGMMIFTAGFFAAHSVASSWIGRRARRAKAQASSLYLFCYYAGSSVAGTLGGIFWLNLGWTGVVSFIATLLLLALYVGQRLRKLPEVARI; from the coding sequence GTGACTCCCTCTTTGCGTACTCCGACGACGGATACCGCAGTGCCGCCCCCCTCAGTAAATGATGCTACCACACGCTTAAGTGCGGCGCGAAAACGCCCTTATATTCAACGCGGTACGCCAGAATTTATGCGAGTTACACTGGCCTTCTTTTCTGCTGGTTTAGCCACCTTTGCCCTGCTTTATTGCATGCAACCCATACTACCGCTGTTATCGCAGGATTTTTCTATCTCCCCGGCAAGCAGCAGTTTATCGCTTTCATCTGCGACTGGAATGCTGGCTTTGGGGCTGATGTTTACCGGCCCATTATCGGATGCGATTGGTCGTAAGTCAGTCATGGTAGTCGCGCTGATGTTGGCGGCTACCTGCACGTTAATCTGTTCCTTTATGACCAGCTGGCATGGGATTTTGCTCATGCGGGCATTGATTGGCTTATCCCTTAGCGGGGTTGCTTCTGTGGCCATGACCTACCTCAGTGAAGAAATCCACCCCAGTTTTGTCGCTCTCTCTATGGGGTTGTATATCAGCGGGAACTCGATTGGCGGGATGAGTGGCCGCTTGGTCACCGGGGTGTTGAGTGATTTCTTTTCCTGGCGTATTGCATTGGCGGTGATTGGTTTATTTGCTTTGGCTGCTGCTTGTATGTTCTGGCGTATTCTTCCAGCCTCTAAACATTTCCGCCCAACCCGGCTACGGCCACGAACGCTCGTGATCAATTTCAAACTACACTGGCGTGATTCGGGCTTACCTCTGCTGTTCGCCGAGGGGTTCTTAATTATGGGCAGCTTTGTCACTTTATTTAATTACATCGGCTATCGTTTATTGGCGCAGCCTTATTATCTCAGTCAGGCTATCGTGGGTTTATTATCGATAGTTTATCTTACAGGCTCTTATAGCTCACCCAAAGCCGGTGCTTTGACCAGCCGTTATGGCCGGGGGCCGGTGTTAATGGCGTCAATAAGCATGATGTTGATGGGGGTTATTATCACCGCTTGCTCTCCTGTGATGATAATATTTATCGGCATGATGATATTTACTGCCGGTTTCTTTGCCGCACATTCTGTCGCCAGCAGTTGGATTGGCCGCCGAGCTCGCCGAGCTAAAGCACAGGCTTCTTCACTTTATCTATTTTGTTATTATGCTGGGTCAAGTGTTGCGGGAACATTAGGCGGTATTTTCTGGCTTAATTTAGGTTGGACCGGAGTTGTTTCATTTATCGCTACCCTTTTGTTGCTTGCTCTGTATGTCGGTCAGAGATTACGAAAATTACCTGAAGTCGCCAGAATTTAA
- the clcB gene encoding voltage-gated ClC-type chloride channel ClcB — MKRPAYWYYYRAMLRRLMIAIMLGIMSAVIVWLFHQAMLGLEWVLFARTDGSLVAAASSINGWRRAVTPALGGLAAGLLLWVYQRYRHQKPGAPTDYMEAIEIGDGRLDVSASLVKSLASLLVVSSGSAIGREGAMVLLAALFASVFAQRYAKPKEWKLWVACGAAAGMASAYHAPLAGSLFIAEILFGTLILASLGPVVIAAVSALLTTNLLHGGQETLYQVQALPSPWPIQYLLMALLGLLAGFCGPLFLKGMTASGHAFRSLNLSPPLQLALGGMIVGLLSLIFPEVWGNGYSVVQSLLTTPPGILLIGGILICKLLAVLASSGSGAPGGVFTPTLFVGAALGMLCGQMFAWWPWFGGNMFGDNIALLMALTGMATLLAATTHAPIMAALMVCEMTGEYTLLPGLLLSCVISTTIARWLRPISVYHSR, encoded by the coding sequence ATGAAACGGCCGGCTTATTGGTATTACTACCGCGCAATGCTGCGCCGACTGATGATTGCAATCATGCTGGGCATCATGTCTGCGGTGATTGTTTGGTTATTTCACCAGGCAATGTTGGGTCTTGAGTGGGTATTATTTGCTCGGACGGATGGTAGTCTGGTCGCAGCGGCTTCTTCTATTAATGGCTGGCGGCGTGCAGTAACCCCCGCTTTAGGTGGGTTGGCCGCAGGCTTATTATTATGGGTGTATCAGCGTTATCGGCATCAAAAGCCCGGCGCCCCTACCGACTATATGGAAGCCATTGAAATTGGTGATGGTCGATTAGATGTTTCTGCCAGTTTGGTCAAATCTTTGGCCTCATTATTAGTGGTTTCCAGTGGCAGTGCTATTGGTCGTGAAGGTGCCATGGTGCTTCTGGCGGCATTGTTTGCTTCTGTTTTCGCGCAGCGTTATGCCAAACCAAAAGAATGGAAATTATGGGTTGCTTGTGGTGCCGCTGCTGGTATGGCCAGCGCCTATCATGCACCACTGGCTGGTAGCCTATTTATTGCAGAGATTCTGTTCGGTACCTTAATACTGGCTTCTCTTGGGCCGGTGGTTATTGCTGCTGTCAGTGCATTGCTCACCACCAATTTGCTACACGGCGGTCAAGAAACTCTGTATCAAGTACAAGCACTGCCATCTCCCTGGCCGATACAATATCTCCTAATGGCATTATTAGGATTATTAGCCGGTTTTTGTGGGCCACTATTCCTCAAAGGGATGACGGCCAGCGGACATGCTTTTCGGTCGTTGAACTTATCACCGCCACTACAATTGGCATTGGGCGGGATGATTGTCGGGTTATTATCGCTAATTTTTCCGGAAGTCTGGGGCAATGGTTATAGCGTGGTGCAATCATTATTAACCACTCCACCGGGGATTTTGTTAATTGGAGGAATACTGATTTGTAAATTGTTGGCGGTATTGGCCAGTAGTGGTTCGGGGGCTCCTGGCGGAGTATTTACACCTACTCTATTTGTTGGTGCGGCGCTAGGGATGTTATGTGGGCAGATGTTTGCCTGGTGGCCATGGTTTGGTGGCAATATGTTTGGTGACAATATTGCGTTATTAATGGCATTGACAGGTATGGCAACACTGCTGGCTGCCACCACGCACGCGCCCATTATGGCCGCGCTGATGGTGTGTGAAATGACCGGTGAATACACCCTATTGCCAGGGCTACTACTATCCTGTGTTATTTCGACAACAATAGCCCGTTGGTTACGCCCTATTTCTGTCTATCATTCACGCTAA
- the fumC gene encoding class II fumarate hydratase, which translates to MVTTRSENDSMGSIDVPASQLWGAQTQRSLEHFHISQEKMPTELIHALALTKRAAAQVNMALGLLPANRAKAIMAAADEVLNGDHAGEFPLSIWQTGSGTQTNMNMNEVLANRASELLGGERGNHRLVHPNDDVNKSQSSNDVFPTAMHVAAVIGLREHLLPELKVLQGTLAKKAEAYRDIVKIGRTHLQDATPLTLGQEISGWVAMLDHSVHHIEATIPHLCELALGGTAVGTGLNTHPEYAVRVANEIAALAHQPFITAPNKFEALAACDALVHGHGALKGLAASLMKIANDVRWLSSGPRCGIGEISIPENEPGSSIMPGKVNPTQCEAMTMLCAQVMGNDVAINIGGASGNFELNVFRPLVIHNFLQSIRLLADGIRGFNEHCAVGIEPNRDRITQLLNESLMLVTALNTHIGYDKAAEIAKKAHKEGLTLKAAALKLGYVTDEQFDEWVKPENMVGSMK; encoded by the coding sequence ATGGTGACCACTCGCAGTGAAAATGACTCAATGGGCTCTATCGATGTGCCAGCTAGTCAATTATGGGGCGCACAAACCCAGCGTTCACTGGAACATTTCCATATTTCGCAAGAGAAAATGCCGACCGAACTGATTCATGCGCTGGCGCTGACCAAACGGGCGGCAGCACAGGTCAATATGGCGTTGGGCTTGTTACCCGCTAATCGAGCTAAAGCTATCATGGCGGCGGCTGACGAAGTGTTGAATGGCGACCATGCTGGCGAGTTTCCGCTTTCTATTTGGCAAACAGGATCCGGCACCCAAACTAATATGAACATGAATGAGGTACTGGCTAATCGTGCGAGTGAATTGTTAGGGGGGGAGCGGGGTAATCATCGTTTGGTTCATCCTAATGATGATGTTAATAAAAGCCAAAGTTCAAATGATGTATTCCCAACCGCAATGCATGTCGCTGCCGTTATTGGGTTAAGAGAACATTTATTGCCAGAGTTAAAAGTATTGCAGGGGACTTTGGCTAAGAAAGCTGAAGCTTATCGCGATATTGTGAAAATTGGCCGGACGCATTTGCAAGACGCTACGCCATTAACGTTGGGGCAGGAGATTTCGGGCTGGGTGGCAATGCTGGATCACAGCGTACACCATATTGAAGCCACTATTCCTCACCTTTGCGAGTTGGCGCTAGGTGGCACCGCCGTCGGAACCGGCTTGAATACCCATCCCGAATATGCGGTGCGTGTCGCCAATGAAATTGCCGCCTTGGCTCATCAACCCTTTATCACTGCGCCGAATAAATTCGAAGCATTGGCAGCGTGCGACGCATTAGTTCATGGCCACGGGGCATTGAAAGGTTTAGCGGCCTCGCTGATGAAAATTGCCAATGATGTGCGTTGGCTGTCCTCCGGCCCTCGCTGTGGTATTGGTGAGATTTCTATTCCTGAGAATGAGCCGGGCAGTTCTATCATGCCGGGTAAAGTAAATCCGACCCAATGTGAAGCCATGACTATGTTATGCGCGCAAGTGATGGGTAACGATGTTGCCATCAATATTGGCGGGGCGTCCGGTAACTTTGAATTAAACGTCTTCCGCCCGTTAGTGATTCATAACTTCCTGCAATCTATTCGCCTGTTGGCTGATGGTATACGCGGTTTTAATGAGCATTGTGCGGTGGGTATTGAACCTAATCGCGACCGAATTACTCAGTTGCTCAATGAATCGCTGATGTTGGTTACCGCGCTGAATACTCATATTGGCTATGACAAAGCGGCTGAGATTGCCAAGAAAGCTCATAAAGAGGGGCTGACACTCAAAGCTGCTGCGTTGAAACTTGGCTATGTTACTGATGAGCAGTTTGATGAATGGGTCAAACCAGAAAATATGGTTGGAAGTATGAAATAG
- the tus gene encoding DNA replication terminus site-binding protein, with amino-acid sequence MNKYDLIDRLNNRFTSLEIGLQDLHQQLEDLPLLAARVFSLPEIEKGTEHQPINHIPVSVTVGTQARELALQHYQRLFIHHQGQNISSKAAFRLPGVLCFSVRESQLAACQQSIQYINQLKIELEHIITVESGLPSEQRFEFVHTHLHGLITLNTYRTITPLINPSSVRFGWANKHIIKNVTREEILTQLNKSLNAGRAVPPFTREQWAEWVNKEMNDVRQLPEKARLKIKRPVKVQPIARIWYQEQQKQVQHPCPMPLIAFCHVQSEIELPKLGELTDYDVTQIKHKYKPDAKPLRLLLPRLHLYVEIEE; translated from the coding sequence ATGAATAAATATGATTTGATAGATCGACTAAATAACCGCTTTACCTCATTGGAAATCGGACTACAGGACCTCCACCAGCAGCTTGAGGATTTACCTTTACTTGCCGCTCGGGTGTTTTCCTTGCCCGAAATAGAGAAAGGGACTGAGCATCAACCAATAAATCATATTCCCGTGAGCGTAACAGTTGGTACTCAAGCACGAGAACTGGCTTTACAACATTATCAGCGGTTGTTTATTCACCATCAAGGCCAGAATATCAGCAGCAAAGCCGCCTTCCGCCTACCTGGAGTACTCTGTTTTTCAGTGAGAGAAAGTCAATTGGCGGCTTGCCAACAGAGCATCCAATACATTAATCAGTTAAAAATAGAGCTGGAACATATCATTACCGTTGAATCCGGCTTGCCGAGTGAACAGCGCTTCGAGTTTGTTCACACCCACTTGCATGGGTTGATAACATTAAATACTTACCGCACCATTACTCCGCTAATAAATCCCAGTTCAGTGCGTTTTGGCTGGGCCAACAAACACATTATTAAGAATGTAACACGCGAAGAAATTCTGACTCAACTAAACAAAAGCTTGAATGCAGGCCGTGCTGTTCCACCATTTACCCGTGAGCAATGGGCTGAATGGGTTAACAAAGAAATGAATGATGTTAGGCAACTGCCAGAAAAAGCTCGCTTAAAGATTAAACGGCCGGTAAAAGTGCAACCTATTGCCCGCATCTGGTATCAGGAACAACAAAAACAAGTCCAGCACCCCTGCCCTATGCCACTGATTGCATTTTGCCATGTTCAATCAGAGATTGAATTGCCTAAATTAGGGGAGTTAACCGACTACGATGTCACTCAAATTAAACATAAATATAAACCTGATGCCAAGCCTTTGCGTTTGTTGCTGCCAAGGTTGCATTTATATGTCGAAATAGAGGAGTAA
- a CDS encoding LysR family transcriptional regulator codes for MSIELRHLRYFIAVAEELHFGRAAERLRISQPPLSQQIHILEEQIGARLFARNNRNVSLTQAGELFLKEAYQILAQVNSASEKAARLHRGESGELTIGFTSSAPFISTVSKNLRAFRQLHPQVHLKMREINSKQQIEPLLDGRLDLGVMRNTRLPDALQYRLLLREPLVAVVHEESPLAALPQGSVKFSALAEQPFVFFSREVGTALYDEILALLARAGITPYITQEVGEAMTIVGLVSSGLGVSILPASFTRVKVDGVKYLPLAEASATTEVWLVNHKHRPVTAPAQALINLMVADIPLAKHKNV; via the coding sequence ATGAGCATTGAACTCAGGCACTTACGTTATTTCATTGCGGTGGCAGAAGAGTTGCATTTCGGACGAGCTGCAGAGCGTTTGCGTATTTCTCAACCGCCATTAAGTCAACAAATTCACATTCTGGAAGAACAAATCGGGGCGCGATTATTTGCCCGCAATAACCGCAATGTTAGTCTGACTCAAGCTGGCGAACTATTTTTAAAAGAAGCTTATCAAATTCTGGCGCAGGTCAATTCGGCATCTGAGAAAGCAGCGCGGCTGCATCGTGGAGAGTCCGGGGAACTGACCATCGGTTTTACCTCATCCGCCCCTTTTATTAGCACCGTGTCCAAAAATTTACGGGCTTTTCGCCAATTACATCCGCAAGTCCATCTTAAAATGCGTGAAATCAATAGCAAACAGCAAATTGAACCGTTATTGGACGGGCGACTTGATCTTGGTGTGATGCGCAACACTCGCTTGCCAGATGCACTGCAATACCGTCTGCTGTTACGTGAACCTTTAGTTGCAGTGGTGCACGAAGAAAGCCCATTAGCCGCCTTACCCCAGGGCAGCGTTAAATTTAGCGCCTTGGCTGAACAACCTTTTGTGTTCTTTTCGCGGGAGGTTGGCACCGCACTTTACGACGAGATTCTTGCATTGTTAGCCCGTGCCGGTATCACTCCTTATATTACGCAAGAAGTTGGGGAAGCGATGACGATTGTCGGTCTGGTTTCTTCAGGTTTAGGTGTTTCTATTTTACCCGCGTCATTTACACGGGTAAAAGTGGATGGGGTAAAATATCTGCCATTAGCCGAAGCCAGTGCCACCACTGAGGTGTGGCTGGTTAATCATAAACATCGCCCAGTGACCGCACCAGCGCAAGCATTGATTAATTTGATGGTCGCGGATATCCCCTTAGCAAAGCATAAAAACGTTTAG
- a CDS encoding helix-turn-helix transcriptional regulator produces the protein MEDKKRKSSQPDISSLTVDSLSKISLIAIMEKASIPWAIKDNKSKFVYLNESCLDLFDLQPGFDFEGRLDEEMPCQWSEYSDDFKAHDRKAEQSREGAEIIVTSPFGREKVLSPWYFPKFPIYNANGDVLGTVFFGKKFNFISVCDFFKSLKPAVITLTPPVDDFSEKELDIIFYAIQKMTAKEIAKKLFLSNRTIENRLRFIYEKAGCHSLKDLIEYCHASGLSHYVPKKVLREGVNFFW, from the coding sequence ATGGAAGATAAAAAAAGAAAAAGTAGTCAGCCCGATATATCTAGTTTAACCGTTGATTCACTCAGCAAAATATCGCTTATTGCTATCATGGAGAAAGCCAGCATTCCTTGGGCGATAAAAGATAATAAATCTAAATTCGTTTATTTAAATGAATCTTGTCTTGATTTGTTTGATCTTCAGCCGGGATTTGATTTTGAAGGGCGTTTAGATGAAGAGATGCCATGCCAATGGTCTGAGTATAGTGACGACTTCAAGGCTCACGATAGAAAGGCAGAGCAAAGCAGAGAGGGGGCGGAGATCATTGTGACTTCACCTTTTGGGCGGGAAAAAGTTCTTTCACCGTGGTACTTCCCTAAATTTCCTATCTATAACGCCAATGGGGATGTGCTAGGAACTGTTTTTTTTGGTAAAAAGTTTAACTTCATTTCTGTCTGTGATTTTTTTAAAAGTTTAAAACCCGCCGTTATTACACTGACTCCTCCGGTAGATGACTTTTCAGAAAAAGAACTTGATATCATCTTTTATGCCATTCAAAAAATGACAGCCAAAGAAATAGCAAAGAAATTATTCCTATCAAATAGAACTATTGAAAATAGGCTTAGATTTATTTATGAGAAAGCGGGATGTCACTCTTTAAAAGATTTAATTGAATATTGCCATGCGTCAGGTTTGAGTCACTATGTTCCTAAGAAAGTGCTACGTGAAGGGGTTAATTTCTTCTGGTAA
- a CDS encoding DUF1283 family protein has translation MKISSLPRLMRAFLPLAVLALPLTWQTPALAQSATCTQGSTCVSVGGNNDPMSKEQARQSQQQWDETHRLRNKVNNRVEKNFDKDDRAEDAKDNCESSENLNAYWEPNTQRCLDRLSGRKINP, from the coding sequence ATGAAAATAAGTAGCCTGCCACGCCTGATGCGCGCTTTCCTCCCCTTAGCCGTGCTGGCTTTGCCGCTGACGTGGCAAACTCCTGCGTTGGCGCAATCGGCCACTTGTACTCAAGGTAGCACCTGTGTTTCTGTTGGCGGGAATAATGACCCAATGTCAAAAGAACAAGCACGCCAGAGCCAACAACAGTGGGATGAAACCCATCGCCTGCGTAATAAAGTGAATAACCGGGTAGAAAAGAATTTCGATAAAGATGACCGTGCTGAAGATGCGAAAGATAATTGCGAAAGCAGCGAAAATCTCAATGCTTATTGGGAACCTAACACCCAACGCTGTCTGGATCGTTTGTCCGGTCGTAAGATTAATCCATAA
- a CDS encoding SHOCT domain-containing protein, with protein sequence MTTHFLTLWDILATTFSIFFFIAYLLILFQVISDLFRDHELGGFYKAIWILFLLFIPLLTSLVYLITRGKGMAQRYRASVQKSVSETNEYIRHVAGKSPAEQIADAKKLLDEGTINESEYQQLKAKALS encoded by the coding sequence ATGACAACTCACTTTCTTACGCTTTGGGACATACTGGCGACAACATTTTCAATTTTCTTTTTCATCGCATACTTGCTGATTCTGTTCCAGGTCATTTCTGATCTCTTCAGGGACCATGAGCTTGGTGGATTTTATAAAGCAATTTGGATCTTGTTCTTGCTATTTATCCCGTTACTAACCTCTCTCGTGTATCTTATCACCCGCGGTAAAGGTATGGCGCAACGCTATCGGGCCTCGGTGCAAAAATCAGTTTCTGAGACTAATGAGTATATCCGGCACGTTGCGGGTAAATCACCAGCAGAACAGATTGCTGATGCTAAAAAATTATTAGATGAAGGGACTATCAATGAAAGCGAATACCAGCAGCTAAAAGCTAAAGCGCTATCCTGA
- a CDS encoding YnfA family protein: MLKTSLLFFVTALAEIIGCFLPYLWLRKGGTIWLLLPAVASLALFVWLLTLHPAASGRVYAAYGGVYVATALIWLRVVDGVKLSLFDWVGAAVALAGMLIIVAGWRVN, from the coding sequence GTGTTAAAAACATCCCTACTGTTTTTTGTGACCGCATTGGCCGAGATTATTGGTTGTTTCTTACCTTATTTGTGGCTGCGCAAAGGTGGAACCATTTGGTTATTGCTGCCGGCAGTCGCCAGTTTGGCCTTGTTCGTTTGGTTATTAACTCTGCATCCTGCTGCCAGTGGGCGAGTCTATGCCGCATACGGCGGCGTTTATGTTGCAACTGCATTAATTTGGTTACGTGTTGTTGATGGTGTGAAACTATCACTATTCGATTGGGTTGGAGCGGCAGTAGCGCTGGCAGGTATGTTGATTATTGTTGCCGGCTGGCGGGTTAATTAA
- a CDS encoding DUF1161 domain-containing protein, producing MKKTFIISTLLLSLAPLAALASCESVKADITQKIISNGVPESGFKLDIVPNDQVQQAGGQVVGHCENDTQKIVYTRISDGE from the coding sequence ATGAAAAAAACTTTTATTATCAGCACATTGCTATTGTCTCTAGCCCCTTTGGCTGCTTTGGCATCGTGTGAAAGTGTCAAAGCAGATATCACGCAAAAGATTATCAGTAATGGTGTGCCTGAATCTGGTTTTAAACTGGATATCGTTCCTAACGATCAGGTACAACAAGCGGGTGGCCAAGTAGTTGGGCATTGTGAAAATGATACCCAGAAGATTGTTTACACCCGTATCAGTGACGGCGAGTAA
- the mlc gene encoding sugar metabolism global transcriptional regulator Mlc: MITDGQPGHIDQIKQTNAGAVYRLIDLFGPISRIELSKRAQLAPASITKIVRELVEAHLVKETEYQDVGSRGRPAIGLVLDTEAWHYVSGRISRGFITLALRDLSSKLVVEDQIPLPDSHPEPLLNRILSEVEQFFIRHQEKLERLTAIAITMPGIIDAPAGIVHKMPFYDVNEMLLGSALEELTGLPVYLQHDICAWTMAEALYGASRGCQNIIQVVIDHNVGAGVITAGRVLHAGSRSVIEIGHTQVDPYGKRCYCGNHGCLETVASIENMLEIAQQRLNGSMSSLLHGSPLTVESLCDAALAGDQLAKDIILGVGHSVGRIIAIMVNLFNPEKILVGSPLNKAASILHPAIASCIRQQALPAYSENILVEPTAFFNQGTMPGAALVKEALYNGSLLVKLLQG, translated from the coding sequence GTGATAACGGATGGACAGCCTGGGCATATTGATCAAATCAAACAAACCAATGCAGGGGCCGTTTATCGGCTGATTGATTTGTTCGGCCCTATATCCCGTATTGAACTGTCTAAAAGGGCACAACTGGCCCCCGCCAGTATCACTAAAATTGTGCGGGAATTGGTTGAAGCCCATCTGGTGAAAGAGACCGAATATCAAGATGTGGGCAGCCGTGGGCGGCCAGCAATTGGTTTGGTGCTTGATACAGAAGCTTGGCACTATGTCTCCGGGCGAATCAGCCGAGGTTTTATTACTCTCGCACTGCGCGACCTCAGCAGTAAACTGGTCGTTGAAGACCAAATTCCATTACCGGATAGCCACCCAGAACCTCTACTCAATCGCATTCTCAGCGAAGTCGAACAGTTTTTTATCCGGCATCAGGAAAAACTTGAAAGGCTGACTGCCATCGCCATTACCATGCCAGGCATTATTGATGCACCAGCGGGTATTGTGCATAAAATGCCGTTTTATGATGTTAATGAGATGCTGCTGGGCTCGGCGTTAGAAGAGTTAACGGGGTTACCGGTTTATCTGCAACATGATATTTGCGCCTGGACGATGGCTGAAGCTCTGTATGGGGCTTCGCGCGGCTGTCAGAATATTATTCAAGTCGTGATTGATCATAATGTTGGTGCTGGGGTAATTACTGCTGGCCGGGTATTACATGCGGGTAGTCGTAGTGTCATTGAAATTGGTCATACTCAAGTTGATCCTTACGGTAAACGTTGTTATTGCGGTAATCACGGTTGCCTTGAAACCGTTGCCAGTATTGAGAATATGCTGGAAATTGCCCAACAACGATTAAATGGCTCAATGAGTTCTTTATTACATGGCTCACCACTGACAGTGGAATCTTTATGTGATGCGGCTTTAGCTGGCGATCAATTAGCTAAAGATATTATCTTAGGTGTTGGCCACAGCGTCGGACGAATTATTGCCATTATGGTCAATTTATTTAATCCGGAAAAAATTCTGGTCGGTTCGCCATTAAATAAAGCGGCCTCTATTCTTCATCCCGCCATTGCATCTTGCATCCGCCAGCAAGCGCTACCGGCTTACAGTGAGAATATTCTGGTTGAACCGACCGCATTTTTTAATCAGGGAACAATGCCCGGAGCCGCACTGGTAAAAGAAGCATTATATAATGGTTCATTATTGGTGAAATTACTCCAAGGATAG